The DNA sequence ATTTATAAGATAACATGCTTTGCATTTAAACCAAATCATATTTTGCCAGAATTATAACCAttatatattcaagcaattgataataaaaataagttatttaaatatgttGCATGCATGTGTGCAATTTCTAATTTTAGAAGAGTATAAATAAAACAAGACATCATTATATATAAAACTAGAATTTTAGctgattaaaaatataaaagatgcaaataattaatttgttaagaagtaattttttttttaaaaaaaatggacaTGCTTTTACATTGGAAACCTTAATAGTGGCACATATTAATTGATAACACATGATAATAACTAGCTTGATTAAATTATATTAGGTTATTGACTTGGGATGTTTTGTTGGAAGGAAGGACAGGACAGAGCATATGCACAGGTATGATATGTTTCTGAGAAGCTGATGTGGCAATATGCCATTGGCTGGAAAAATTATCCATATGTactatctattttatttataaaattaaatgtctaatttatacacttaaatCTTCTAATAGATCACATACTTCTGGCATATACATATATGGTAAGAATAATCTTGACTGTTGATTAGGTTCGGTTGAGCATGTGATCAGCAGCTTCTACACATGCAAAAGTCTTAAAATGCAGAATTAATGAGTttcctttaatttatttaattttttatataaatatatattataactaaTGTACTTACTAGCTAGTATCAGTAATCAAGAACATGTTTAGAACACTTTGGATTTCGATATAGTTGATCTTTTGGTGAGCTTATATAGTACAGCAGACTGACTTTGTTGTTGGGTTGGGCCTAgacctcaatttttttttccttcccaccaaatctaaaataaatatattttcccTAAAAAGTCGATCATATAAGGCTATGTATGGTATGTTAGACTTTATATGTATGAAatgaagtatatatattattgtataaagtgtgaaattaataaaatatgtattgcactaaaattaaaaatcgaaATATCTTCAACCATTACTTAATTTTATGGTATTTTGGAAAGCATTAAAAAGTATTATAGTAAGAAATAATGTTTTCCATAATAGTATGTATTATAAAAATCTTATTATAATACTTTTAATGCATTAGGGAAAGTTGTATTATTAAAAATCAAGTTACTTTTCATAacatattttatgaattatGCTAAAGTATTGCTGAAAACTCTTTTATAATACTTTTTAAGTATTATTTTAATACATTAATATGTTTAAATGAGTattatctttattatttttcatagtAAGAAATTATGTTTTCCATAATACCATAAAAGTATTATAAAAATCTTATCATAATACTTTTTAATGGATTAAGGAAAGttgtattattaaaaattaagttacTTTTCATAGCGTATTTTATGACTTATGATAAAGTATTATTGAAAACTCTTTTATAATACATTTTAAgtgttattttaatattttaatatgttattaattttcataatatattttttcacttaaaatatcattattattttaatatttataatacttTTGTGACTTATATTGTAAGCATTATTGAATATACTACataacacttttttttattattattttatcatgttcataagattaaattatcattattaCTATAATTTTCACAATGATTTACAATAATACTTTTTCTTATGATTTgagaaaataattataacaataaATATAGTTTTATTCAGAGTAATAAAGAATACAATTACATACTTACAACCATGGtagtatatgaaaaaaaaaaaacacatgtaTCTCCTAAAACTAAATCATCATCTCCAAGAGACCCAAGCTCCTAACTTGCTTGACAGTTTTTGCAACAATCTTGTGTCATGTTCTTTAGTAGAAATCACTGCACAAAATGTGAGCAAACTATTACCTCAataattaagaatttatttataACTCAGTTACCTCTCATGCATAATCAGTGGCCATCAGTTCTTCTCTTTCAACTAATAACAGAGATTAGAAACACTTTTAAGTAAGATTCACAATAAACTAATAACAGGGCAAAAGATTACCTGATGTCACTTTTGAGCAAAATCTCACATGATATACTTAAATCAGCAATTTATGCTTCTTTTACACCAGACTTCAACTCCGGAGAAGTAAGTTCGGACTCTACACTCTCCGTAGCTGGTTGTTTgtttctaataaaataattactgTGTTCTATTCGAATTGATCTTCCCATAAACGCCTAAGGGGGAAAAAAAGACAAGTCAGAGAATCTCCAATTTAAAATGTCTTTATGAAATTTGGATGCAGAATAGGTCCATGCTTATAGTCACAAATAATAAGATGAAATAAACATGATGAACAACGCTGGCACCTTTCCTTGAACAGAGATTAGAGCTGCCTCagattctttctttgatttgaaGGATACATATCCATATACCAAGGAATTTTGTATAGTTTCGTGGAATATAACTTCAGTAGACACTACGCTATGGCCCTCATTGTTGAAGAACTCTTTGAGATCTTTATCTGTAGCATCATATGACAAATTCCCAACAAACAAATTGAATGTCACTTCTCGCCTCTTTCTGCAATAGGCAATTTTCAAAACTCCACCCTCCACTTCCTATATCATTTGTATTTCTTTTAGCAGAGAACATGACACAGAAAAGAGAAAGCAAATGTTACAAGTAGTCCTCTATTAACTTGCTGATAAAATGAAGAAAAGTCATACAAAGATGGTAATATAGAGCTATTGATTTCATCATAGTAATTTAAAGTgtgtaaaattttatatttgattCAAGCAAGAATTTTAGATTTGCTTTCAGCTCAAGTGTTTTGTGAAAGAATTCAGTAGAGTTTTGGGCTGGAATTCACACAACGAATTGC is a window from the Cannabis sativa cultivar Pink pepper isolate KNU-18-1 chromosome 1, ASM2916894v1, whole genome shotgun sequence genome containing:
- the LOC115707706 gene encoding 29 kDa ribonucleoprotein B, chloroplastic isoform X2, with the protein product MLEVEGGVLKIAYCRKRREVTFNLFVGNLSYDATDKDLKEFFNNEGHSVVSTEVIFHETIQNSLVYGYVSFKSKKESEAALISVQGKAFMGRSIRIEHSNYFIRNKQPATESVESELTSPELKSGVKEA